The Desulfonatronum lacustre DSM 10312 region TGAATCAACCGTTGAACATGATCAAGATGGGCAGCGAATTCCTGGACATGGCGGTGAATGAGCAAATGCCGCTTTCCAACGAAAGTTTGTGCGAAATCAGCAATGAAATGAGCGCCCAAGTAGACCGGGCAACGGAGATCATCAATCATTTAAGGGAATTCGGCCGTAAGTCGGACTTCTCCAAGGAGCCCATCGACATCAACAAGCCGGTGCGCGGAGTGATGTCCATCATGGCCCATCAGTTGAGCCTGCAAAACATCGTTGTTACCCTCGACCTGGGCGAGAACCTTCCACCGGTGTCGGCTCATGTGAATCGTTTGGAACAGGTCTTGTTCAATCTGGTCACCAATGCCAGGGATGCGATTCAAAGCCGCTACAAGACCCTGGAAGAGGAAGGACGCCGGGAGATCGTGATCCGCTCCTTCCTGGATCAAGACCGGGTTTGTCTGACCGTGTCGGATACCGGGTGCGGAATGAGTCCGTCCGTGGCGGAAAAGATTTTCGATCCGTTTTTCACTACAAAACAGACGGGGATGGGCATGGGGCTTGGGCTGTCCATTTCTTACGGCATCATCAAGGATTATGATGGGACTATCGACATTAAGAGTGAGGAGGGTGAAGGTACGACCTTCGTGCTTTCGTTTCCCGTTACTCAGGAATGAATGGAGGCTGGCTGATGCGCAAAATACTCGTTATCGACGATGAAAAGCCGACCCTGTCCATGTTTCGCCTGTTTTTGAACGCCTACGGATTTACGGTGTTCACCGCGGAGAACGGCGAGGATGGGTTGGTCGTTTTCCAAAAAGAGCAACCGTCCATCGTGATTACGGACATCAAAATGCCCGGGATGGACGGCCTGGAGGTCCTCAAGCGCATCAAGGAGATCAATCCCCTGGCTGAAGTGATCATCATCACCGGACACGGGGACCTGGATCTGGCCATCCGTGCGCTGAACATGAACGCCACGGACTTCATCAACAAGCCGATTCAGAAAGCCGCCCTGGACCAAGCCTTGCGACGCGCCGAGGAACGGCTGACCATGGCCGAAAACGAGGAAAGGGAGATTTCCTGGGTCCAGGAGGACGATATGGCCTGCATCGACATCCGCGGCAACGTCAACGCCGCCTCCGAGCCGGTGCTATTGGAGGCTTACGGTCACATCTCGGCCTGGAACGTCCCCAAAATTCTTTTTCGCTTCAACGAGAACGCCTCGATCAACGGCGCCGGCATCGCCGTTCTGATCCAGCTCCTGACGGAGAGCAAGCAGCGCGGCCAATCCGTGATCCTCACCGGTCTGGCCGAGAATTTTCGCAAGGTGTTCGAAATGGTCGGGGTGACCAAACTGGCCCGGATCGTTCAGGATGAAGCCGAGGCGCGCTCCGTGTTGAGCGGCATGCCGGCTTGAAACCACTTTCACGTAATCGTCGGAGAAACAAATATGCGCGGATTTACAGGCAGATACTTGGTTCTGGTATGGTTGTCGCTGGCGTTGCTCGTCGGCCAGGCTTTCGCCGCAGGACCTCTGGGCGTCGGTGAACGACATCCGGAGATTTTGGCCTTTACGTTCCCCGCTCCGGAGGTCCCGGACCATCGAATTTACCTGAGCCTCGAGGAGGAACAGGACAGCTTGGCTTTGGCGGACATGGAGCGGGACCTCTTTCTGATTGAGATCGTCGGCGTTTACTGTCCTATCTGCCATAACCAGGCTCCGGACATCCTGCGCCTGTACCAACGAGTTCAGCGCGACGCGGAAATGGCGGGCAAGGTAGCCATGGTCGCCGTGGCCGTCGGAGCCACGCCGATGGAAATCGCGCACCTTCACCGGACATGGCGCTTTCCCTTTCCCATTCTTCAGGATGGGGACTATGCCTTGCACAAACTGATCGGTGAACCGGACACCCCGTACACCTTTATCCTGGATCGTGACGGCTCCGTCCTCTACACTCACCTGGGCCGCACGGATATCGACAGTCTCTTCAATCGGCTCAAACAGTTACCCTGAATCTTGTTTTCCTGATTCCAGACCACCGATTTCCCCAGCGTCTCGCGCCGGGGATTCGGTCGAGGATACGACATGGATCAGCGCCGGGCTCCGAACCCCTCAGCGGGACCGCCTTTACAGCCCCCTGTAGAGGCTTCCAGAGAGTCATCCGGAGAGCGTCGTGCCTTTCATCTGGACGCCTTGTTCGAGACGGTCAGCGAACTGAGTCGGTTGACCGACCCGAAGGAGGTCATGGAGACTTTCGTCCTGATGAGCATGGGGGCTCTGGGAACGGCTCAGGGCTTGCTCGTTGCCCAGGATCGCCGTTCAGGCCGGCAGCATCTCGTCTTGCGCGGACTGCCCGAGTCCGACAAGGAACGGCTGCCCGATGCAGTTCAGTCCGTATCCGCCAAAATCCACAACGAAGGCGAGATGCTGTCCCGGCAGGTTCTGGTCGTGGTGATCAACGAGTCCCCCGAAAAGCCCGGTCTGCCCGAGCCGTTGCGCGTCGTGGTGGAGTGGTACCTGGACGAGCATCGTTTCGGAGTCTTGGGCTATGGCCCCAAGGTCAACGGCTCGGCCTACGACCACCAGGATGAAGATTTCGTGCTGCAACTGGTCACGGCCTTTATGGACGCCCTGGCCTCCGCAAGCGTGAATGAGACCATCCGCGGCCTGAACGAAGAACTGCAAGCGAGAAACACCGAGCTTCAGGGGGCGTTGCTGGCTTCCCAGGACATCCAGACCCGCCTGGATCGCCGTTACTTTCACTTCAAGTCCATCTGCGACACCACTCGGGAACTCAGCGGAAACCTCCACGCCAAGACCCTGCTCTCCTCATTTCTCCTGTCGGTCATGGGCACGTTCAGCGCCCAACAGGGGTTCATCGTGCTGTGGGATCGACGTGACAACCGGATCGAAATCGTGACTCGAGGGTTCGGCGACGATACTTCTCCGGTCTTTGATGCCCAGCGCTTGGATGCCGTCTTCCGTTCCCTGCTGCATCCTCCGTTTGTCCCGGCCCAGGGAGAAAAGCACTATCAGGTGCTGACCCAAGACGAACTCCAGGCCTTGGAATTGGCCGAGACGTCGCAAGTCGGCGCCGCGTTCCTGTTGGATGACAATTGGTATGGGCTCGCGGGAATCGGAAACAGTCTTGCCCGGTCCGAGGACGATCAAGGGGAGCGGGAATTGTTGCCCGCCCTGCTCCAGGGCTTTCTGGTCAGCCTGGGCAATGCCCTGGCCTTTGAAACCATCCAAAAACTGAACAGCGACCTGTTGCGCAAAAACGCCGAACTGCGCCAAACATTGGACGAACTGCAACAAAGCCGCCAGACCATCAGCCTGCTGGAGGCGACCGCCAATCGCTTCAGCTCCTTGCTGCGCTCCGAAACCCTGCGCATTAAACGGGTAAGCCTGTTCGATTGTCTGGCTTTGGCCTTGGTCAGTCTGGTCCTGGCCTTGGTCTTCAACGCCTCCAGTCCCGGCGGCATTTCGCTGTTGCCCGAAACCTGGGGTCAGCCTCGGCCCGATTATATCGACGTGGCCTGGGCCAAGCTCAAGCATGAGTCACAAGGCGCGCTGTTTTTAGACGCTCGGCCCACGGAGTTTTACAATCAGTCGCGTATCGTCGGCGCGGAGAATCTGCCTTTGAACCTGTTCGACTTCGTCTATTCCATGCGCTTCGCCATGCTGGATCCGGAAAAGGACGTTGTCGTCTACGGCCGCAACATCAGTAGAAGATATGACGAACAGGTGGCGGCCAAGCTCAAGGAGCGCGGCATGGTCAATGTGCGGGTCATGGAAGGTGGCCTGCGGCAATGGCAACGCAACGGGCTTCCGGTGGAGCCATGACGAAAAATCCGCTGGTCAGACTACTGACCCATGAGTACGTGGCCCTGGCACTGCGATTGTATATCGGCGGGCTGTTCATCTACGCGAGCATGTACAAGATCAGCTATACCGCTGAATTCGCGGAAACCATCGCCAGCTATCAGTTGGTCCCCTACTGGGCGGTGAACGTGCTGTCCGTGTTCATGCCCTGGTTCGAACTGGTTTGCGGCGTCTTATTGATCATCGGTTTCCGGGCCAAATCCGCTGTGGTGCTGATCGGCGGAATGCTGGTCATGTTCACCATTGCCGTGGTGGTCAACCTGCTGCGCGATTCGCCCATCCCCTGTGGTTGCTTCAGCAGTGTCGAGGACCCGATATCCTGGTGGACGGTGGTCCGCGACCTGATCTGGGTGGCCATGACCGTCCACATCTACTACTTCGACAAGATTTTGCACCTGGAGAACCATTTCACCTCCAGGATTGAAAAAATTGCCTGATCCAGGCACTTCAGCGACATTTTGGGGATCATCCAAAATCTCGATAATTTCAGAGTGGCAGATTGCAGTATATTCAAGAGAAACCTCCAGTGTGGGCCAGCAGGCATCGAAATCGCTATCGAAATCGGAATCGAAATCGGAATCAGAAAGTTACCAGAAATCGATTTCGATCACGATTTCGATTTCGATTCAAAGCGCCCGTAGAGCGGGAACAATTCTGCCCATCCCCCTGCCCTCTGACTTCTGACTTCTGACCTCTGACTTTTGTCTTCCGGCGAGGTGTTCCATGCTCAGATTACTTTGTCTCGGTGTAACAAGCTTGGCTTTTTTCCTGATCACTGCCTGCTCCGACCCGTCGCACCTGGTGGGCAAGTATCAAAGCCCTTCCGAGGCGGAGCATTTTGTGTTGCTGGACTTGCAGCCCAATGGTCAGGGGACCTGGGAGACGAATTTCGACGTGGTATCGTTTCGCTGGAAGCAGCGCGGGGGTGAGATTTGGCTGCATACCCGAACCGGAGGCGTGATCACCGGGGACATCGTGGAGGCGACCCGGCTAAAAGTTGACATTCCCGGCGTCGGGGTGATCGTGCTGGAGAGGCAATAAAAAGCGTAACTACTCAGCACCGAGTAGTGCCGTTGCCGGTGTCGGTATCGGGATCGAAAACGCTGGGATGCGTTCCCATTTTTTTCTGTTCCGACTTCGATACCGATACCGATTGCCGGAGCAAGAGCGGACGCATAATGTGCTGAGCAGATACTAAAAAAGCGACCGGGGCCCACGGGGCCCCGGTCAAGACGAAGGAGGGTGAGAGAAAAGAGACTATCCGAAAATCCGTCTGGCCGGCGAGACTGCCTTGGCCAGAGCGGCTTTACGGCTGAGTACAGGGATGTCCGCGGATGCCACGGCATACCTGAAGTACTCCCGAGGATTGTCCTCGGTAAGGAAAATCACCCGGACGTCGTTGGGATCGGTCAGCGCGGCGTTGGGTTTGTACTTCTTGACTTCTTCCAGCCGCTTTTTAGCGATTTCCAGGATTTCATCCGAATCCCCGA contains the following coding sequences:
- a CDS encoding MauE/DoxX family redox-associated membrane protein; translation: MTKNPLVRLLTHEYVALALRLYIGGLFIYASMYKISYTAEFAETIASYQLVPYWAVNVLSVFMPWFELVCGVLLIIGFRAKSAVVLIGGMLVMFTIAVVVNLLRDSPIPCGCFSSVEDPISWWTVVRDLIWVAMTVHIYYFDKILHLENHFTSRIEKIA
- a CDS encoding rhodanese-like domain-containing protein is translated as MDQRRAPNPSAGPPLQPPVEASRESSGERRAFHLDALFETVSELSRLTDPKEVMETFVLMSMGALGTAQGLLVAQDRRSGRQHLVLRGLPESDKERLPDAVQSVSAKIHNEGEMLSRQVLVVVINESPEKPGLPEPLRVVVEWYLDEHRFGVLGYGPKVNGSAYDHQDEDFVLQLVTAFMDALASASVNETIRGLNEELQARNTELQGALLASQDIQTRLDRRYFHFKSICDTTRELSGNLHAKTLLSSFLLSVMGTFSAQQGFIVLWDRRDNRIEIVTRGFGDDTSPVFDAQRLDAVFRSLLHPPFVPAQGEKHYQVLTQDELQALELAETSQVGAAFLLDDNWYGLAGIGNSLARSEDDQGERELLPALLQGFLVSLGNALAFETIQKLNSDLLRKNAELRQTLDELQQSRQTISLLEATANRFSSLLRSETLRIKRVSLFDCLALALVSLVLALVFNASSPGGISLLPETWGQPRPDYIDVAWAKLKHESQGALFLDARPTEFYNQSRIVGAENLPLNLFDFVYSMRFAMLDPEKDVVVYGRNISRRYDEQVAAKLKERGMVNVRVMEGGLRQWQRNGLPVEP
- a CDS encoding TlpA family protein disulfide reductase; protein product: MRGFTGRYLVLVWLSLALLVGQAFAAGPLGVGERHPEILAFTFPAPEVPDHRIYLSLEEEQDSLALADMERDLFLIEIVGVYCPICHNQAPDILRLYQRVQRDAEMAGKVAMVAVAVGATPMEIAHLHRTWRFPFPILQDGDYALHKLIGEPDTPYTFILDRDGSVLYTHLGRTDIDSLFNRLKQLP
- a CDS encoding response regulator — protein: MRKILVIDDEKPTLSMFRLFLNAYGFTVFTAENGEDGLVVFQKEQPSIVITDIKMPGMDGLEVLKRIKEINPLAEVIIITGHGDLDLAIRALNMNATDFINKPIQKAALDQALRRAEERLTMAENEEREISWVQEDDMACIDIRGNVNAASEPVLLEAYGHISAWNVPKILFRFNENASINGAGIAVLIQLLTESKQRGQSVILTGLAENFRKVFEMVGVTKLARIVQDEAEARSVLSGMPA